One genomic region from Bradyrhizobium icense encodes:
- a CDS encoding aromatic-ring-hydroxylating dioxygenase subunit beta, producing the protein MSMVAEAPLKNAIPTDQELIDFVVREARLIDQQRFDEWLDLYADDAYYWMPLEWNQTDPRLTCSLMYEDKLLLSIRVERLKGARTFSQKPKSRCHHVLQTPQVDSRDPAANNYVTWTPMHYIETRMDEQTLFAAWATHHLGVENGRLKIKLKRVDLINCDAAFGNIQLFM; encoded by the coding sequence ATGAGCATGGTAGCCGAGGCTCCCCTCAAGAATGCGATTCCCACCGATCAGGAATTGATCGACTTCGTGGTCCGCGAGGCGCGGCTGATCGATCAGCAGCGTTTCGACGAATGGCTCGATCTCTACGCCGACGACGCCTATTACTGGATGCCGCTGGAATGGAATCAAACCGATCCGCGGCTGACCTGCTCGCTGATGTATGAGGACAAGCTTTTGCTCTCGATCCGGGTCGAACGGCTCAAGGGCGCGCGGACGTTCAGCCAGAAGCCGAAAAGCCGCTGCCATCATGTGCTGCAGACGCCGCAGGTCGATTCGCGCGATCCCGCCGCGAACAACTATGTCACCTGGACCCCGATGCATTACATCGAGACCCGCATGGACGAGCAGACACTCTTTGCGGCCTGGGCCACGCATCATCTCGGCGTCGAGAACGGCAGGTTGAAGATCAAGCTCAAGCGCGTCGACCTTATCAATTGCGATGCTGCCTTCGGCAACATCCAGCTCTTCATGTGA
- a CDS encoding dienelactone hydrolase family protein, which produces MPKRSMKQDDPLEDFTRRDIALGGVTKVVYVAGAGPAVIVMTEMPGISPHVARFARWVRDAGFTVYMPSLFGRDGAVPGAEEGAAIFQRACVSAEFRALSSNQSSPVTKWLRSLARLAHGECGGPGVGAIGMCFTGNFALTMMLEPSMLAPVLSQPSLPLNDPAGIEITPDEVRAVRERLEREDLTVMAYRFEGDKFCMAQRFAAYAEALGDRFVGRVLPDSAANTDLAPFFARHVTTPHSVVTAHLIDEAGQPTIAARDEILAFFKRRLARSGSGRSS; this is translated from the coding sequence ATGCCGAAACGGTCCATGAAGCAGGACGATCCGCTCGAGGATTTTACGCGCCGCGACATCGCGCTCGGTGGTGTCACCAAAGTCGTCTACGTCGCCGGCGCGGGGCCGGCTGTCATCGTGATGACGGAGATGCCGGGGATCAGCCCGCATGTCGCGCGATTTGCGCGCTGGGTCCGCGACGCCGGCTTCACCGTCTACATGCCGTCGCTGTTCGGCCGCGACGGTGCCGTTCCAGGCGCGGAGGAGGGCGCTGCGATCTTTCAGCGCGCCTGTGTAAGCGCCGAGTTTCGCGCGTTGTCCTCGAACCAATCCAGTCCGGTGACAAAATGGCTGCGGTCGCTGGCGCGATTGGCGCATGGCGAGTGCGGCGGTCCCGGCGTCGGCGCTATTGGGATGTGCTTTACGGGAAACTTTGCGCTGACCATGATGCTTGAACCATCGATGCTGGCGCCGGTGCTTTCGCAGCCGTCGCTGCCGCTGAACGATCCGGCAGGCATCGAAATCACCCCGGACGAAGTCAGGGCCGTCCGCGAACGGCTGGAGCGGGAAGATCTGACGGTGATGGCCTATCGCTTCGAAGGCGACAAGTTCTGCATGGCGCAACGCTTCGCGGCTTATGCGGAAGCGCTCGGCGACCGTTTCGTCGGGCGGGTACTCCCGGACAGCGCGGCAAATACCGATCTTGCGCCGTTCTTCGCGCGTCACGTGACTACCCCGCATAGTGTCGTCACCGCGCACCTGATCGACGAGGCCGGCCAGCCGACGATCGCCGCCCGCGACGAGATCCTGGCTTTCTTCAAGCGCCGGCTCGCGCGTTCGGGAAGCGGCCGCAGCTCATAG
- a CDS encoding GlxA family transcriptional regulator gives MTKVAVVEIDGCMASSAAITHDVLATANRISAAKRAPPFNVITVRCGFRRNNVDLSGVELVIVPGLGTASADELETKLKSPACRRAADMLSRAFGRSAMLAAPCASTFLLAEAGLLDGRRATTTWWLAPLFRQRYPQVELMTEQMVVADWPIATAGAAMAQMDLMLAVVGRFAGPGLAKACANYLLLDERRSQAPFMAITYLASQDARIAKAEKWVRDNIARDFAIEELAAAVALAPRTFARRTAATCGMSPIQFVQRIRLETARFLLETTRLSVEQIARQVGYAEPSTLRRLIRRDTKHPPGHFRPVA, from the coding sequence ATGACCAAAGTCGCGGTTGTCGAGATCGATGGGTGCATGGCCTCGAGCGCGGCCATCACCCACGACGTGTTGGCGACCGCGAACCGGATCAGCGCTGCGAAACGCGCTCCACCATTCAATGTGATAACGGTGCGTTGCGGATTCCGCCGCAACAACGTCGATCTGAGCGGGGTGGAGCTCGTCATCGTCCCCGGTCTCGGCACGGCGTCGGCAGACGAGTTGGAGACGAAGTTGAAGAGCCCGGCATGCCGGCGCGCGGCCGACATGCTTAGCCGCGCGTTCGGGCGCAGTGCCATGCTCGCCGCGCCCTGCGCCAGCACCTTTTTGCTGGCAGAGGCGGGCCTGCTCGACGGCCGGCGCGCGACCACGACATGGTGGCTCGCACCGCTGTTCCGGCAGCGCTATCCCCAAGTCGAGCTCATGACGGAGCAGATGGTCGTCGCCGATTGGCCGATCGCAACCGCGGGCGCGGCCATGGCACAGATGGACCTGATGCTTGCAGTCGTTGGCCGGTTTGCCGGACCAGGCCTGGCGAAAGCCTGCGCCAATTATCTTTTGCTGGATGAGCGGCGCTCCCAGGCGCCATTCATGGCGATTACCTATCTGGCAAGCCAGGACGCCAGGATAGCCAAGGCCGAGAAATGGGTGCGCGACAACATCGCGCGCGACTTTGCGATCGAGGAGCTGGCCGCGGCCGTCGCGCTGGCGCCGCGGACATTTGCCCGGCGAACGGCTGCGACCTGCGGCATGTCACCGATTCAGTTCGTGCAGCGGATCAGGCTGGAGACGGCGCGCTTCCTGCTTGAGACCACGCGCCTGTCGGTCGAGCAGATCGCACGCCAAGTAGGATATGCGGAGCCCTCCACGCTTCGTCGGCTGATCCGGCGCGATACGAAACATCCGCCCGGACATTTCCGCCCTGTCGCCTGA
- a CDS encoding MarR family winged helix-turn-helix transcriptional regulator: MDATVKRKARSPKGARALPPQPVEPAHESDGAHLELRIWLRLLSCATRIEKALNARLRKEFNTTLARFDLLAQLARKPAGATMSEVSELLMVSNGAITALVQKLEADGFIHREVDSEDRRTFRLRLSQEGAKEFGRMARRHEEWVIALIGELSPVAQSDLLQHLTLLKRRLDKHA; encoded by the coding sequence ATGGATGCCACGGTCAAACGAAAGGCTCGATCTCCCAAGGGCGCGCGTGCACTGCCGCCGCAGCCAGTCGAGCCGGCGCACGAATCCGACGGCGCGCATCTTGAATTGCGCATCTGGCTGCGGCTGCTCTCCTGCGCCACCCGGATCGAGAAGGCGCTGAACGCACGGCTGCGCAAGGAGTTCAACACCACGCTGGCCCGCTTCGACCTTTTGGCGCAGCTCGCTCGCAAGCCTGCAGGCGCGACCATGTCCGAGGTTTCCGAACTCCTGATGGTTTCAAACGGCGCCATCACCGCGCTGGTGCAAAAGCTGGAAGCCGACGGCTTTATCCATCGTGAAGTCGATTCCGAGGACCGTCGCACCTTCCGCCTGCGCCTGTCGCAGGAAGGCGCCAAGGAATTCGGCCGCATGGCGCGCCGGCACGAGGAATGGGTGATTGCGCTGATCGGCGAGCTATCGCCCGTCGCGCAGTCGGACCTGCTGCAACATTTGACGCTGCTCAAGCGTCGCCTCGACAAGCACGCCTGA
- a CDS encoding helix-turn-helix domain-containing protein produces MALLDLLGRRWTLGVLWNLSKDGSCTFRELQERCESISPTVLNSRLKELREAGLVEHSHEGYRATPTGHELYALLVPLGVWAKKWAAKLPA; encoded by the coding sequence ATGGCGCTACTGGACCTGTTGGGGCGACGCTGGACATTGGGCGTTCTGTGGAATCTCAGCAAAGACGGATCCTGCACGTTCCGCGAACTGCAGGAACGTTGCGAATCGATCTCGCCTACGGTTCTTAATTCGCGCCTGAAAGAACTGCGCGAAGCAGGCCTGGTCGAGCATTCGCACGAGGGTTATCGCGCTACACCGACCGGACATGAACTTTATGCGCTTCTTGTTCCTCTTGGTGTTTGGGCGAAGAAGTGGGCAGCGAAGTTACCGGCGTAA
- a CDS encoding mandelate racemase/muconate lactonizing enzyme family protein, translated as MTSQPFTVRSVQAFCYRYPLSTPVVTSFGKMLDRPAVFVRVEDTDGNAGWGEIWSNFPSVGAEHRMRLVNEVLAPATCGRTVSAPEEIFEALTQGAAVLALQSGEPGPFAQAIAGIDLAIWDLFARRRKLPLWRLLGGNGKTIRVYASGINPTGSRQVAEAAIKRGHRALKLKIGFELATDRANLASLRDLVGDGVLAADANQGWSLARALEIAPHLREFDLAWLEEPIRADRPWREWQELRENVGIPLAAGENIASRAGFEQALGDNVLRVVQPDIAKWGGLSMCLGIARDILASGKTFCPHYLGGGIGLLASAHLLAGIGGDGLLEVDSNDNVLRDRLCGPLIDVTNGTVTLGDEPGSGIEPDLSPIEQYRTA; from the coding sequence ATGACGTCGCAACCATTCACCGTCCGTAGCGTGCAGGCCTTCTGCTATCGTTACCCGTTGTCGACGCCGGTGGTTACCTCCTTCGGCAAGATGCTTGACCGGCCGGCGGTATTCGTTCGCGTGGAAGACACTGACGGCAATGCCGGCTGGGGCGAGATTTGGTCAAACTTTCCATCGGTCGGAGCCGAACATCGAATGCGACTCGTCAACGAGGTTCTGGCGCCCGCGACATGCGGGCGCACAGTCAGCGCCCCCGAGGAAATCTTCGAGGCCCTGACACAGGGCGCAGCCGTGCTGGCACTGCAATCCGGCGAGCCCGGTCCGTTCGCGCAGGCGATAGCCGGAATTGATCTTGCAATTTGGGATCTGTTCGCGCGGCGGCGGAAGCTGCCATTGTGGCGGTTGCTTGGTGGCAACGGCAAGACGATAAGGGTCTACGCCAGCGGAATTAATCCGACCGGTTCGCGGCAGGTGGCGGAAGCAGCCATCAAGCGCGGGCATCGCGCACTGAAACTGAAGATCGGCTTCGAACTGGCGACAGATCGCGCCAATCTGGCGTCGCTACGCGATCTGGTGGGCGACGGCGTGCTGGCAGCGGATGCCAATCAGGGCTGGTCGTTGGCCCGTGCGCTGGAGATTGCGCCGCATCTCCGTGAGTTCGATCTTGCCTGGCTGGAAGAGCCGATCCGTGCCGATCGGCCGTGGCGGGAATGGCAGGAGCTCCGTGAGAACGTCGGCATCCCGCTGGCGGCCGGAGAGAACATCGCGAGCCGCGCGGGGTTTGAGCAAGCGCTCGGTGACAACGTATTGCGCGTCGTCCAGCCCGACATCGCCAAATGGGGTGGCCTGAGCATGTGCCTAGGTATCGCGCGCGACATCCTGGCATCGGGCAAGACCTTCTGCCCGCACTATCTCGGCGGCGGAATTGGTCTGCTCGCATCGGCGCATCTGCTTGCCGGGATCGGTGGCGACGGTCTGCTGGAAGTCGATTCAAACGACAATGTGCTGCGCGACCGACTTTGCGGACCGCTCATCGACGTGACGAACGGAACCGTGACCTTGGGCGATGAGCCGGGATCGGGAATCGAGCCCGATCTGAGCCCGATCGAGCAGTACCGGACCGCTTGA
- a CDS encoding SDR family NAD(P)-dependent oxidoreductase: protein MSVAQYTAIVTGGNTGIGAAIARGLLDEGYDVISLSRRKPDWSHPKLSSREVDLLDATATRQAAADIAASFAITHVVHNAGAIRPKPLEEVDDEDVGALAQLHFGAGIALAQAALPNMKQARFGRIVLLSSRAALGAATRTVYSATKAGIIGMARTWALELAPFGITVNVVAPGPIGDTEMFESVMSPESERAKRLAQSIPLGRLGKSTDVARAVSFFSSPDADFITGQTLYVCGGASIGSISI, encoded by the coding sequence ATGAGCGTGGCCCAATACACGGCGATCGTAACCGGCGGCAACACCGGCATTGGCGCCGCGATCGCGCGCGGCCTCCTGGATGAAGGTTACGACGTGATCTCGCTGTCGCGGCGCAAACCGGACTGGAGCCATCCAAAGCTCTCCTCGCGCGAGGTCGACCTGCTCGATGCGACGGCGACGCGCCAGGCGGCGGCGGACATCGCCGCGAGTTTTGCGATCACCCATGTCGTGCACAATGCCGGCGCTATTCGGCCTAAGCCGCTGGAAGAGGTTGACGACGAGGACGTCGGCGCCTTGGCGCAACTTCATTTCGGCGCGGGAATCGCGCTGGCGCAGGCGGCGCTACCGAACATGAAGCAAGCCCGCTTCGGCCGCATCGTGCTGTTGTCGTCCCGCGCCGCGCTCGGCGCCGCCACCCGCACGGTCTATTCGGCCACCAAGGCGGGCATCATCGGCATGGCGCGAACCTGGGCACTCGAGCTTGCGCCCTTCGGAATCACCGTCAATGTCGTCGCGCCGGGTCCGATCGGAGATACCGAGATGTTCGAAAGCGTGATGTCGCCGGAATCCGAACGCGCCAAAAGGCTGGCGCAGTCGATTCCGCTCGGCCGCCTCGGTAAATCCACCGACGTCGCCCGCGCGGTCAGTTTCTTCAGTTCACCGGATGCCGACTTCATCACCGGGCAGACGCTTTACGTCTGCGGCGGAGCCAGCATCGGGTCGATTTCCATCTAG
- a CDS encoding aromatic ring-hydroxylating dioxygenase subunit alpha produces MTRYAGNAAALRALVRDQEVHRDVYVSEEVFQLEMEHMFPNSWVYVGHDSQVPNAGDYFGTTIGTQPILMVRHTDGTVKVLHNRCPHKGTRITSETCGNAGKFFRCPYHAWSFRTDGSLLAIPLKKGYENTGFEQSHAASGMAPVRHVRNYRGFVFAKINDGGLDFEEFFGDSLSSFDNMIDRSPVGQLKVAGGVLRYMHNCNWKMLVENQTDTCHPMVAHESSAGTVVEVWKKAPPGTKKPMAVEIIAPFMSPYEFFENMGIRIWDNGHGHTGVHHSIHSDYSAVSGYFEKMTVAYGEERAKAILGENRHNTVYFPNIMIKGPIQLLRHFKPIAANKTLVESWTFQLVDAPDMLLERTLMYNRLINAPTSIVGHDDLEMYERAQEGLHSNGNEWVNLQRLYSPDEAGQTNVAVNGTSEWPMRHQFRAWTKFMTMGM; encoded by the coding sequence ATGACCCGATATGCCGGCAACGCCGCGGCACTCCGCGCGCTGGTCCGCGACCAGGAGGTTCACCGCGACGTGTATGTCAGCGAGGAAGTGTTCCAGCTCGAGATGGAGCACATGTTCCCGAATAGCTGGGTCTATGTCGGCCACGACAGCCAGGTCCCCAATGCCGGCGATTATTTTGGCACCACGATCGGCACGCAGCCGATTCTGATGGTCCGTCACACCGACGGAACGGTAAAGGTGCTGCACAACCGCTGCCCGCATAAGGGCACGCGCATCACGTCAGAGACTTGCGGCAACGCCGGAAAATTCTTCCGCTGCCCCTACCACGCCTGGAGCTTCAGGACCGACGGCTCGCTGCTCGCGATTCCCCTGAAGAAGGGCTACGAGAATACCGGCTTCGAACAGAGCCATGCGGCAAGCGGAATGGCGCCGGTACGCCATGTTCGCAACTACCGCGGCTTCGTGTTCGCCAAGATCAACGACGGCGGCCTCGACTTCGAAGAGTTCTTCGGTGACAGCCTGTCGAGCTTCGACAACATGATCGACCGCTCGCCGGTCGGCCAGCTCAAGGTCGCCGGCGGGGTGCTGCGCTACATGCACAATTGCAATTGGAAGATGCTGGTGGAAAACCAGACTGATACCTGCCATCCGATGGTGGCGCACGAATCCTCCGCCGGAACGGTGGTCGAGGTCTGGAAGAAGGCCCCGCCCGGCACCAAGAAGCCGATGGCGGTCGAGATCATCGCCCCCTTCATGAGCCCCTACGAGTTCTTCGAGAACATGGGCATCCGGATCTGGGACAACGGTCACGGCCACACCGGCGTGCATCACTCGATCCATTCCGACTATTCGGCGGTATCAGGCTATTTCGAGAAGATGACAGTCGCCTACGGCGAGGAACGCGCCAAGGCGATCCTCGGCGAGAACCGGCACAACACGGTCTATTTCCCCAACATCATGATCAAAGGGCCGATCCAGTTGTTGCGGCACTTCAAGCCGATCGCAGCCAACAAGACGCTGGTCGAATCCTGGACGTTCCAGCTCGTCGATGCGCCCGACATGCTGCTCGAGCGCACGCTGATGTACAACCGGCTGATCAATGCGCCGACCTCGATCGTCGGCCACGACGATCTCGAAATGTATGAACGGGCGCAGGAGGGCCTGCACTCGAATGGCAACGAATGGGTGAACCTCCAGCGCCTCTACAGTCCCGACGAGGCTGGGCAGACCAACGTAGCGGTCAACGGCACCAGCGAGTGGCCGATGCGCCACCAGTTCCGGGCCTGGACCAAGTTCATGACGATGGGGATGTGA
- a CDS encoding PDR/VanB family oxidoreductase, with product MDQFEVVVSKAEALTPRIREFVLARVNGAPMPGWAAGAHIDVHLPDVGRRSYSLIETASPRAAEHPTAYRIAVLQESRSHGGSSFMHGLKAGDRLTISPPANNFPLGSGAGEVALVAGGIGVTPLLTMACELNAAKRPFSFYYAGRSRSELAFLGEIERLASASATIHADDEAGRFFDLEGLMNRLMPDVPLYLCGPLPMIEAAIALAKRMNWPQGRLHFEIFTAPEEKSGDSAFEVELKSSGRVYEIPAGKTILDVLLEAGEDPMHDCKRGDCGICQTTVISGIPDHRDYILSDSEKASNKVMQICISRAKTKRLVLDL from the coding sequence ATGGACCAATTCGAAGTCGTGGTGTCGAAGGCCGAGGCGCTCACGCCGCGCATCCGCGAATTCGTGCTTGCGCGCGTCAACGGTGCGCCGATGCCGGGCTGGGCCGCCGGCGCCCATATCGATGTCCATCTGCCCGATGTCGGCCGTCGCTCCTATTCGCTGATTGAGACGGCGTCGCCGCGCGCGGCCGAACATCCGACCGCCTATCGCATCGCCGTGCTGCAGGAAAGCAGAAGCCACGGCGGCTCCAGCTTCATGCACGGCCTCAAGGCCGGCGATCGCCTGACGATTTCGCCGCCGGCGAACAATTTTCCGCTCGGCTCGGGCGCCGGCGAAGTCGCACTTGTCGCGGGCGGCATCGGCGTGACGCCGCTGCTCACCATGGCCTGTGAATTGAACGCGGCGAAGCGGCCATTCTCGTTCTACTACGCCGGACGCAGCCGCAGCGAACTCGCCTTTCTCGGCGAGATCGAGCGGCTGGCCAGTGCAAGCGCGACCATCCACGCCGATGACGAAGCAGGCCGCTTCTTCGACCTTGAGGGCTTGATGAACCGGCTCATGCCTGACGTGCCGCTCTATCTCTGCGGACCGCTGCCGATGATCGAAGCGGCCATCGCGCTGGCCAAGCGGATGAACTGGCCGCAGGGGCGGCTGCATTTCGAAATCTTCACCGCGCCCGAAGAGAAATCCGGAGATTCCGCTTTCGAGGTCGAACTCAAGAGCAGCGGACGCGTCTATGAGATTCCTGCCGGCAAGACCATCCTCGACGTGCTGCTCGAAGCCGGCGAAGACCCAATGCATGACTGCAAACGCGGCGATTGCGGCATCTGCCAGACCACGGTGATCTCCGGCATTCCCGATCATCGCGACTACATCTTGAGCGACAGCGAAAAGGCATCGAACAAGGTGATGCAGATCTGTATCTCCCGCGCGAAGACCAAGCGACTCGTGCTCGACCTGTAA
- a CDS encoding indolepyruvate oxidoreductase subunit beta family protein, with amino-acid sequence MNVSVAPSSIALSQARPITVAVLAMGGQGGGVLVDWIVALAERRGWFAQSTSVPGVAQRTGATIYYIEMIAPDASKPDRQPVLSLMPAPGKVDIVIGAELMEAGRAILRGLVSPDRTLLIGSSHRSLAVIEKTAPGDGTADASQVYEAANVAANRFIAFDMAEIADATGSVVSSVLFGALAGSGALPFTVEDFEETIRAAGVGVDASLRAFAAGRERAAAMLKQDPKIKPVAKPPLAKRFPRLEPIGHAGYDALVARARQLPPEVHGIAAAGLRRVVDFQDVAYGGEYLDRLEAMPREATGLLQAFAKHLAVAMAYDDVIRVADLKTRAGRFDRVRREVRADDDQVLAITEFFHPRIEEMAGLLPPRLGEKVERSERLARLVDRGRKLRTTAPLSFLLLYCAAGLRRFRRGTLRHAREMRHLDQWAQRVRKFAATDPALATALCEARRLVGGYSDTHSRGESKFDKVMLASERLAGRLDAAEWVQRLTKVALKDADGAELDGALRTVETLFEDA; translated from the coding sequence ATGAACGTCTCGGTCGCGCCCTCCTCCATCGCGCTTAGTCAGGCTCGCCCGATTACCGTCGCGGTGCTCGCGATGGGCGGCCAGGGCGGCGGCGTGCTGGTGGACTGGATCGTGGCATTGGCCGAGCGGCGCGGCTGGTTCGCGCAATCGACGTCGGTGCCCGGCGTCGCCCAGCGCACCGGCGCCACGATCTACTACATCGAAATGATCGCACCCGACGCCAGCAAGCCCGACCGTCAACCCGTGCTGTCGCTGATGCCGGCCCCGGGCAAGGTCGACATCGTCATCGGCGCCGAATTGATGGAAGCCGGCCGCGCCATCCTGCGCGGGCTGGTCTCACCCGACCGCACGCTGTTGATCGGCTCGTCCCACCGCTCCCTGGCGGTGATCGAGAAGACCGCGCCCGGCGATGGTACCGCCGATGCGTCGCAGGTCTATGAGGCGGCAAACGTCGCGGCCAATCGCTTCATCGCGTTCGACATGGCCGAGATCGCCGACGCCACCGGCAGCGTGGTCTCCTCGGTGCTGTTTGGCGCACTCGCCGGCTCCGGCGCCCTACCCTTCACTGTCGAGGATTTTGAGGAAACGATACGCGCAGCGGGAGTCGGCGTCGATGCCAGCCTGCGCGCCTTCGCCGCCGGCCGCGAACGCGCCGCCGCCATGCTCAAGCAGGATCCCAAGATCAAGCCTGTGGCGAAGCCGCCGCTCGCAAAACGCTTTCCGCGCCTCGAGCCGATCGGCCACGCCGGCTATGACGCGCTGGTTGCGCGGGCACGGCAGTTGCCGCCGGAGGTGCACGGCATCGCTGCCGCCGGCCTGCGGCGCGTGGTCGATTTTCAGGACGTCGCCTATGGCGGCGAATATCTCGACCGGCTGGAGGCGATGCCGCGCGAGGCGACCGGCCTGCTGCAGGCGTTTGCAAAGCATCTCGCGGTCGCGATGGCCTATGATGACGTAATCCGCGTGGCAGACCTCAAGACGCGCGCGGGGCGGTTCGACCGGGTGCGCCGCGAGGTGCGGGCCGACGACGACCAGGTTCTCGCGATCACCGAGTTCTTCCATCCGCGGATCGAGGAAATGGCAGGCCTCTTGCCGCCTCGGCTCGGCGAGAAGGTCGAGCGCAGCGAACGGCTTGCCCGACTTGTCGATCGTGGACGTAAACTGCGCACGACCGCGCCGTTGTCATTCCTGCTGCTGTACTGTGCTGCGGGTCTGCGGCGCTTCCGTCGTGGCACGCTGCGGCACGCGCGTGAGATGCGTCATCTCGACCAATGGGCTCAACGCGTCAGGAAATTCGCCGCGACCGATCCGGCGCTTGCCACGGCCCTCTGTGAGGCTCGCCGTCTCGTCGGCGGCTACTCGGACACGCATTCGCGCGGTGAATCGAAGTTCGACAAGGTCATGCTTGCGTCCGAGCGCCTGGCCGGCCGGCTAGATGCCGCCGAATGGGTGCAGCGGCTGACAAAGGTCGCGCTGAAGGACGCCGATGGCGCCGAACTCGACGGTGCGTTGCGCACTGTCGAGACACTGTTCGAGGACGCCTGA